AATGATGATGTATTCAAGCTTTTTAAAAAGCGGAAGAAGAAGGCAAGCTAATATTGAAAAAAACTGCCTTTAATCAAAGGCAGTTTTAGAACAAACTCTCATATGGAGCAGTGCTGATTTGCTTTTCAGCAAGCCGCTTTCGCAAAAATTTATGGTCACGCTTCGGTGTTGCAAGGATATAGCCGCGGATGACAAGCTCCTGTGAGATCCTGTCCACTTTTTCCTTAAGGGCGAGCTCACCTATTTTACCAGCGATCTTATGTCTTGCCACATCCCTGAATAATTCAGGTACCGGACTTACCAAATCTTCGAGCAATGCCTTCTGTTCATCCGGCCATAAATGCCTAGTCTGGTTCACATAATACTCTTCCCAGTCCATATCAGATTTGCCGTCATCCTTTGGCAGCTTTTTCAAAAACTTGCGGAACATAAAGTAACCGCCAATCGCGAATAAGCCAACCAAAACAACGATCCAGAACATCATAAACCACAAAAACCAACCTTCAAGCTGATACATAACCCTTCACCCACGCATTTCTAATATCTTTTCTTATTATAGTACCAGCTGACAAGAGAAGACAAGTCTTGTGACAATTTGAGTAACACTCTTGTAAAATCGACAGCTTGTAAGTATAATAGACCTTGTTCTCAAAAATGGGGCTGAATGGGGTACTGGTGTCCCCCACGGTCTTCAAAACCGCTTGTGACCTGCGTGCCAGGTCAGGTGGGTTCGATTCCCACGCAGTCCCGCCAACTATACATACTAGAAACCGCTCAGCATGCTGGGCGGTTTTTTCGTGTGAAGAATAATTGATCCAAGGGTACTTGGAAAGGTTCTACTTGGAACGAAAAGGTACGTCCCTCACCTGCTTTATAGTATAATGAATTAATTGAATATTACTAATATTTGTTATTAGAAAGGGGTAAAATAATGCAATTTTTCTTTGATCACCTAGTTTGGTTCTTAAAGCAGCCAGAGAAAGCAATGTCTCCCTTAAATGAAAGAGGCCTTCATGTTGTGAAGGGTGGTCGTCATGAGTCTTGGGGAACATATAATACCCTAACTTATTTTGGCTTAAGTTATATTGAATTTTTAGGAATTGAGAATCTATCAATAGCTGAAAAGCATGATGAAAATCGATTGATTACGCAAATCGTTGAACAGTTAGCAAAAGAAAATCGGGAAGGTCCTGCGACAGTAGCGATCCGAACAAATCAAATAGAAGAATTAGCAATAAAACTTATGACAGAAGGACTTACAGTATATGGGCCGCTAACTGGGGAAAGAGTTCGGGCTGATGGTCAAGTAATCAAGTGGTCATTGTTATTCCCTGAGTACGCTGAAAACAAGCTTTCTTTACCGTTTTTTATTCAATGGGAAAAATCAGATGAAGAAAGGCTTTCGGAACTAGCGGAACAAGAAGTTATAGGATCACACAATTTAGGCCAACCAAAATTGGAAAGTGTTGGATTTGTCGTAGATGATTTGGATAAAACACTAGAAATTTGGAGTGAACTGTTTGGCCTTAAAAAAGGAGAAGAGTATATCGATACGGAGCTGAATGCCCGTTGCAGAAGTTTAAAATTGAACGGCACTAATTTATTGTTTTTTACACCAATTGGAGATGGACCGGCTGCTAAAGTATTAAAAGAAAAAGGGGAGAGTCCTTTTTTAGTGAACCTGACTGACACAAATCAAAGTCACTTCTTTGAAATGCTGGATGGTTATTGGAGGTTCCGGTAATATATTAAGATCCCCGGCCAAAAACACAACTTAGTAACCGCTCAGAATGCTTGCGATCTTTTTGTGTCTAGTATCTTTAAATGGTGATTCACTCACTATAAGTTTTACCTCAGTCGGTCAAAAAGCAAATGAACAATCTAAATTTAAAAA
This portion of the Mesobacillus sp. S13 genome encodes:
- a CDS encoding DUF2621 domain-containing protein; amino-acid sequence: MYQLEGWFLWFMMFWIVVLVGLFAIGGYFMFRKFLKKLPKDDGKSDMDWEEYYVNQTRHLWPDEQKALLEDLVSPVPELFRDVARHKIAGKIGELALKEKVDRISQELVIRGYILATPKRDHKFLRKRLAEKQISTAPYESLF
- a CDS encoding VOC family protein, whose translation is MQFFFDHLVWFLKQPEKAMSPLNERGLHVVKGGRHESWGTYNTLTYFGLSYIEFLGIENLSIAEKHDENRLITQIVEQLAKENREGPATVAIRTNQIEELAIKLMTEGLTVYGPLTGERVRADGQVIKWSLLFPEYAENKLSLPFFIQWEKSDEERLSELAEQEVIGSHNLGQPKLESVGFVVDDLDKTLEIWSELFGLKKGEEYIDTELNARCRSLKLNGTNLLFFTPIGDGPAAKVLKEKGESPFLVNLTDTNQSHFFEMLDGYWRFR